The Immundisolibacter cernigliae genome has a window encoding:
- a CDS encoding polysaccharide biosynthesis protein gives MKLSRNTVLVLLHDALVAVLAWLGAYAIRFNLTLPTAYVDDALSTLSWVVPLQVLIFWRFGLYRGLWRFASLPDLKRILRAVGLAAVLVPAILILGRIGALVPRSVLVLDPLLLVTLMSGSRLLYRLWKEHRLSLSGGDAVPVLVAGAGTAADMLLRELRRVGASWHVVGLLDDNPSLQGRHLQGVPVLGALDELVAWADKLGVRNVILALPAAPHAVRRRLGEACVNAGLAVQTVPGLDDLMHGRVAVGALRALELDDLLGRDPVQLDDSGLAAWLGPRCVLVTGAGGSIGSELARQIARFRPRRLVLLEQSEYALYQLRQEFEARYVGIELAWVIGDVKDGVLMERVLQQHRPALVFHAAAYKHVPLMEENPLEALRNNVLGTWTFGRAAVAAGVEKFVLVSTDKAVEPTSVMGASKRLAELVGQSLQRPGGTRFVAVRFGNVLGSSGSVVPRFRAQIESGGPITVTHPEVTRYFMSIPEAAQLVLQAGLMGEGGEIFLLDMGDPVKIVDLARLMLRLAGRNEAEIPIVYTGLRPGEKLFEDLHSPRAGVSGTPHPKLWRVSEPTLDGEQVARLLLDLKARVQAGDAAGARDWALALANGSARTAADPTPPAWRGVSPAS, from the coding sequence ATGAAACTCAGCAGAAATACCGTGCTGGTGCTGTTGCATGACGCGCTAGTGGCGGTGCTTGCGTGGCTGGGGGCGTATGCGATCCGCTTCAACCTGACGTTACCCACCGCCTACGTCGATGACGCGCTGTCCACTCTGTCCTGGGTGGTGCCGCTGCAGGTGCTGATTTTCTGGCGCTTCGGTTTGTATCGGGGGCTGTGGCGGTTCGCGAGTCTGCCGGATCTGAAACGCATCCTGCGGGCGGTCGGACTGGCAGCGGTGCTGGTGCCGGCGATTCTGATCCTTGGCCGAATTGGAGCGCTGGTGCCGCGCTCGGTGCTGGTGCTAGACCCCTTGCTGCTTGTCACGCTGATGAGCGGCAGCCGGCTTTTGTACCGGTTATGGAAAGAGCACCGGCTGTCCCTGTCAGGCGGTGACGCAGTGCCCGTGCTGGTCGCAGGCGCCGGCACTGCCGCCGACATGTTGCTGCGCGAATTGCGTCGCGTCGGCGCATCCTGGCATGTGGTCGGTCTGCTTGACGACAATCCGAGCCTGCAAGGAAGGCACTTGCAGGGCGTGCCGGTGTTGGGCGCACTGGACGAGCTGGTCGCGTGGGCCGACAAGTTGGGCGTGCGCAACGTGATCCTGGCCCTACCAGCGGCGCCGCATGCCGTGCGCCGCCGGCTCGGCGAGGCGTGTGTCAATGCCGGGCTTGCCGTGCAGACGGTACCGGGACTGGACGATCTGATGCACGGCCGGGTGGCGGTGGGCGCGCTGCGCGCGCTCGAACTCGACGACTTGCTGGGCCGCGATCCGGTGCAACTGGACGATTCCGGGCTGGCCGCCTGGCTGGGTCCGCGCTGCGTGCTGGTGACCGGCGCCGGTGGATCCATCGGCTCTGAACTGGCGCGGCAGATCGCGCGCTTTCGGCCGCGGCGTCTGGTGTTGCTGGAACAGTCCGAGTACGCGCTGTACCAACTGCGCCAGGAATTCGAGGCGCGCTATGTCGGCATCGAGTTGGCCTGGGTGATCGGCGACGTCAAGGACGGCGTGCTGATGGAGCGGGTGTTGCAGCAACATCGTCCGGCGCTGGTGTTCCACGCCGCTGCCTACAAGCACGTGCCGCTGATGGAGGAAAACCCGCTCGAAGCGCTCAGGAACAACGTGCTGGGCACCTGGACCTTCGGCCGCGCCGCGGTGGCGGCGGGAGTGGAGAAATTCGTGCTGGTATCGACCGACAAGGCGGTCGAGCCGACTTCCGTGATGGGGGCGTCCAAGCGTCTGGCGGAATTGGTCGGGCAGTCGCTGCAGCGACCGGGCGGCACGCGCTTCGTGGCGGTGCGCTTCGGCAATGTGCTGGGGTCGTCCGGCAGCGTGGTGCCGCGCTTTCGGGCGCAGATCGAGTCCGGTGGCCCGATCACGGTGACCCACCCGGAGGTGACGCGTTACTTCATGTCCATTCCGGAGGCCGCGCAGTTGGTGCTGCAGGCGGGCCTGATGGGCGAAGGCGGCGAGATTTTTCTGCTCGACATGGGCGATCCGGTGAAGATCGTCGACCTGGCGCGGCTCATGCTGCGTCTGGCCGGGCGCAACGAGGCGGAAATCCCCATCGTGTATACCGGCCTGCGGCCTGGCGAGAAGCTGTTCGAGGATCTGCACTCGCCGCGGGCGGGGGTGAGCGGCACGCCGCACCCGAAACTGTGGCGCGTTTCCGAGCCGACCCTGGACGGCGAGCAGGTGGCGCGTCTGCTGCTCGACCTGAAGGCCAGGGTGCAGGCCGGCGACGCGGCTGGCGCGCGCGACTGGGCCTTGGCGCTGGCGAACGGTTCGGCACGGACAGCGGCGGATCCGACTCCGCCGGCCTGGCGCGGGGTGTCTCCGGCGTCGTAA